One Vallitalea pronyensis genomic region harbors:
- the thiF gene encoding sulfur carrier protein ThiS adenylyltransferase ThiF, giving the protein MKIVVNEKNCFVPHHASAYAVRDMIKNDADIIIVNGHVIHKDITLKAKDTVTLIKRGEKPKKRALEALLVARHTPGVHERIKNACVGIAGLGGLGSHAAVSLARLGIGKLILIDYDVVEPSNLNRQHYFLKHIGMKKTSALKDILEQINPFVKIVTKDVCLDQTNIAMCFREPDIVIEAFDHPESKAVLVNTLLSEHKTVVAASGVAGYFSNNTITTKRVMKNLYVIGDGVSEAKIGSGLMAPRVAIAANHQANMVLRLILGERHT; this is encoded by the coding sequence ATGAAAATTGTGGTCAATGAAAAAAATTGCTTTGTACCCCATCATGCATCAGCGTATGCTGTGAGAGATATGATTAAGAATGATGCAGACATTATCATTGTTAATGGTCATGTCATCCATAAGGATATCACCCTAAAAGCCAAAGATACCGTCACCCTTATAAAAAGAGGTGAGAAACCCAAAAAACGTGCGTTAGAGGCTTTGCTGGTTGCAAGACATACACCTGGCGTGCACGAAAGAATAAAAAATGCCTGTGTTGGAATCGCAGGATTAGGTGGCTTAGGGTCCCATGCTGCTGTTTCCTTAGCACGATTAGGTATAGGAAAATTAATCTTAATCGATTATGATGTTGTTGAACCCAGCAATCTCAATCGACAGCACTATTTTTTAAAGCATATTGGTATGAAAAAAACATCTGCCTTAAAGGACATACTTGAACAGATAAATCCTTTTGTTAAAATCGTTACAAAGGATGTATGCTTAGATCAAACAAACATTGCCATGTGTTTTCGAGAACCAGATATCGTCATTGAAGCCTTTGATCATCCAGAATCCAAGGCAGTATTAGTCAATACGTTGCTTTCAGAACATAAAACAGTAGTAGCAGCTTCTGGGGTTGCTGGCTATTTCTCTAACAATACCATCACGACAAAACGGGTGATGAAAAACCTATACGTTATAGGTGATGGTGTATCAGAAGCAAAGATAGGCAGTGGATTAATGGCCCCTAGAG
- the thiS gene encoding sulfur carrier protein ThiS, whose translation MLVNGKEISLESGITIDHMLEVLSLDKDKVVVEINMEIIQKSNYTTRAINHDDKIEIVRFVGGG comes from the coding sequence ATGCTAGTTAACGGTAAAGAAATCTCCTTAGAATCTGGCATAACAATTGATCACATGCTGGAAGTATTAAGTCTTGACAAGGACAAAGTTGTTGTGGAAATTAACATGGAGATTATTCAAAAATCGAATTACACAACCAGGGCAATTAACCATGACGATAAAATAGAAATTGTCCGATTCGTAGGTGGTGGGTAA
- a CDS encoding class I SAM-dependent methyltransferase: MYTSILDKIVCPTCKKKLELAIIKEEEQEIIEGTLTCSDGHVWVIKDGVINLESEEQTLANNWSDYYKNTDYGSLDQWIEEATPTNQIEGYTLAKKAILSHIQSKGATHIIDIATGRGMLLTYLAQYLSPDTHFVCVDLSHEVLKYDRLKVKNINPALRVNYIACDATSLPFLRQAFDLSVSFFGITNMGNAIAQGITDAVRVSKEGLINAGIVIKDDNPKLDDVNQYLQDNQLDMSVDFATETRCRELHEGKGQYNVVEEKVFESIAQPSDLDLIPIEGEWFSINLYHTTAK, from the coding sequence ATGTATACATCCATTTTAGATAAAATTGTATGTCCAACATGTAAAAAAAAGCTTGAATTGGCCATAATAAAAGAAGAGGAACAAGAAATTATAGAAGGGACATTAACCTGTTCAGATGGACATGTTTGGGTGATTAAAGATGGTGTCATTAATCTTGAATCGGAAGAACAAACACTTGCAAATAATTGGAGCGATTACTACAAAAATACAGATTATGGGTCATTGGATCAATGGATTGAAGAAGCCACACCAACAAATCAAATAGAAGGTTATACTCTAGCTAAAAAGGCTATACTGAGTCATATTCAATCCAAGGGTGCAACACATATTATTGATATTGCCACAGGAAGAGGTATGCTCCTCACGTATCTGGCTCAATATCTTTCACCGGATACACATTTTGTATGTGTGGATCTTAGCCATGAGGTTTTGAAGTATGACCGATTAAAGGTTAAGAACATTAACCCTGCATTGCGTGTGAACTATATTGCCTGTGACGCCACGAGTTTGCCTTTTCTGAGACAAGCCTTTGATTTATCAGTATCTTTTTTTGGTATCACCAATATGGGAAATGCTATAGCACAAGGTATAACGGATGCTGTTCGTGTATCCAAAGAAGGCCTCATCAATGCAGGTATTGTTATCAAAGATGATAACCCTAAATTAGATGACGTGAATCAATATCTTCAAGATAATCAACTGGACATGTCAGTAGATTTTGCCACAGAGACCCGTTGCCGAGAACTACATGAAGGAAAAGGACAGTATAACGTTGTGGAAGAGAAGGTCTTTGAAAGCATCGCACAACCCAGTGATTTGGATTTGATTCCAATTGAAGGTGAATGGTTTAGTATTAACCTCTACCATACTACGGCTAAATAA
- a CDS encoding aldehyde dehydrogenase — protein MEKIETMMREMKSYFYQGKTKSIDFRIKQLSQLKKTIENHEAAIINALHKDLGRHPYESYTAEIGTVLSSIRYHIKHIKQFTRTKKVKTPLHQLGAKSYIQPEPYGLVLVIGPYNYPFNLLIEPLIGAIAAGNCIVLKPSEQTPHVTKLIHQMFLETFNPNYIRIIEGEKDVTSCLIHAPFDYIFFTGSVRVGKIVMAAASENLVPVTLELGGKSPCIIDNTANIEVAAKRVLWGKFFNAGQTCIAPDYALVHESIRPTFIDSLKKTIEHFYGKDVKASKDFARIINEKHTQRLAAIIDKDRDKIIWGGQYDRTNHYIAPTLIDNVTWEDASMEDELFGPILPIMTYKDLDDAIHMINQRPKPLALYLFSEDKDSQQKVLTSTSSGGSCVNDTVSHFVTHHLPFGGVGQSGMGAYHGLDSFKTFTHYKSVLHKSTRFNLKFLFPPYNQNKLQSAKKVLR, from the coding sequence ATGGAAAAGATAGAAACAATGATGCGTGAGATGAAGTCTTATTTCTACCAAGGAAAAACCAAAAGTATTGATTTTCGTATTAAACAACTTAGTCAACTAAAGAAAACCATAGAAAATCATGAAGCCGCTATTATTAATGCTCTTCATAAAGATTTGGGCAGACATCCTTATGAGTCTTATACTGCTGAAATCGGAACAGTTCTTTCAAGTATACGTTACCATATAAAACACATCAAACAATTTACACGGACAAAAAAAGTCAAAACACCCCTTCATCAGTTAGGTGCAAAGAGTTATATTCAACCGGAGCCTTATGGCTTGGTATTGGTCATTGGGCCGTACAATTATCCATTTAACCTGCTCATTGAACCGTTAATAGGTGCCATAGCAGCAGGTAATTGCATTGTTCTAAAACCATCGGAACAAACACCCCATGTCACGAAACTCATTCATCAGATGTTCTTAGAAACATTCAACCCAAACTACATTCGGATTATAGAAGGTGAAAAGGATGTAACCTCTTGTTTAATCCATGCACCATTCGATTATATATTCTTTACTGGTAGTGTGCGGGTAGGTAAAATTGTCATGGCAGCAGCCAGCGAAAACCTTGTACCTGTAACATTAGAATTGGGAGGAAAAAGCCCTTGCATCATTGATAACACAGCCAATATTGAGGTAGCTGCAAAACGTGTATTATGGGGAAAATTCTTCAATGCCGGTCAGACTTGTATTGCTCCTGATTATGCGCTTGTTCATGAATCCATTAGACCAACATTCATCGATTCGCTTAAAAAAACAATTGAACACTTCTACGGTAAGGATGTAAAAGCTTCAAAAGATTTTGCACGGATCATTAACGAAAAACATACCCAAAGGTTAGCAGCTATTATTGATAAGGATCGTGATAAAATAATTTGGGGTGGTCAGTATGATAGGACTAATCATTATATTGCGCCAACACTCATTGACAATGTGACATGGGAAGATGCTTCCATGGAAGATGAACTGTTTGGTCCTATCCTTCCTATCATGACGTATAAGGATCTGGATGATGCCATTCATATGATTAATCAACGACCTAAACCATTAGCCCTCTATCTATTTAGTGAAGATAAGGATAGTCAACAAAAGGTATTGACATCTACAAGCTCTGGCGGTAGTTGTGTCAACGATACCGTTAGTCATTTTGTGACCCATCACTTGCCATTTGGGGGCGTTGGTCAATCAGGCATGGGGGCTTATCATGGATTGGATAGCTTTAAAACATTTACACATTATAAGAGTGTGTTGCATAAGTCCACAAGGTTTAATTTAAAATTTTTATTTCCACCGTATAATCAAAACAAATTACAAAGTGCTAAAAAGGTACTTCGATAA
- a CDS encoding TetR/AcrR family transcriptional regulator, which produces MITRDKLIQATIELVADNGLYDVPTSKIAKKAQYSEATIYKHFKSKVELLIEAYLNIKSNVDRTLFIHVEGITDPTKKYYKIWSNYLEYFVNHPKELSYYQQFSHSTYMNHIIIERGKEQLSSLTNYLTENIESGFFRDLPISFYYAYAYVPVLELANSIVNAEIQLTDQLKEEAIQCTLRVILNR; this is translated from the coding sequence ATGATTACAAGAGATAAATTAATACAAGCAACCATAGAACTCGTCGCAGATAATGGGCTTTACGATGTACCCACATCTAAAATTGCTAAAAAAGCACAATATTCAGAGGCAACAATCTATAAGCATTTCAAAAGTAAAGTAGAATTACTCATTGAAGCTTACTTGAACATCAAATCCAACGTAGATAGAACTCTTTTTATTCACGTAGAAGGCATCACAGACCCTACAAAAAAGTATTACAAAATATGGTCCAATTATCTTGAATACTTTGTTAACCACCCTAAAGAGTTAAGCTATTATCAGCAATTCAGTCATTCTACATATATGAATCATATTATCATTGAGAGAGGTAAGGAGCAACTTAGTTCTTTGACAAATTATTTAACGGAAAACATTGAAAGTGGTTTTTTTAGAGATTTACCCATCAGTTTTTATTATGCATATGCCTATGTACCTGTTCTTGAATTAGCTAATTCAATAGTAAACGCTGAAATCCAGTTAACCGATCAACTAAAAGAAGAAGCTATCCAGTGTACACTACGTGTCATACTAAATAGATAG
- a CDS encoding nitrous oxide-stimulated promoter family protein: MDAIQVKKKTLQAMTKMYCQRKHVMHTDMDLCPVCHTFMTYAVERLDNCPKASKMNCKACNIHCYDSYMQSYVKGIMRYSGKHMLYRHPILTCHYLYNKTIASLF, translated from the coding sequence ATGGATGCTATACAGGTTAAAAAGAAAACCTTACAAGCTATGACAAAGATGTATTGTCAACGTAAACATGTTATGCATACAGATATGGATTTGTGCCCTGTTTGCCACACATTTATGACTTACGCTGTTGAGCGGCTAGATAACTGTCCTAAAGCCAGTAAAATGAACTGTAAAGCTTGTAACATACATTGTTATGATTCCTACATGCAAAGCTACGTAAAAGGCATTATGCGGTATTCTGGTAAGCACATGCTCTATCGGCATCCCATACTTACGTGCCATTATCTGTACAATAAAACAATAGCAAGTCTATTTTGA
- a CDS encoding winged helix-turn-helix domain-containing protein, with the protein MQLSKKQARNFILAYQMLLKPRALRGKEGIHDYMKRVRCIQYDPLNVVGYNPYLVLQARVKNFRGEHLNQLLYDDRLLVDIWDKNMSIGMTEDWPYFSRYRTEFRQRYQKDQTFVQEIEKVKTYLHDQGPSSSIDIKMEGKMDWSWAPARVVRAALESLFFAGEVMVYNKIGTRRIFDFTTHLLPETIAHQSDPNQSLPDYFKWHVKRRIQSIGLLWSRSSYAYIAIRWMKSKDRVEALSRLEEEGELIPLTIDDMPYTFYIGKEDIALLEEVMTWNRINPQIAFLAPLDNLLWDRQLIRELFDFDYKWEVYTPAQERRFGYYVLPVLYGNQFIGRFEPKFQRKSNTLEIINWWWEGEIKPTKQLSTAIERALYDFMKYLGATQITLHTQDQFIHQVVDTLKDKRNLS; encoded by the coding sequence ATGCAATTGTCAAAAAAACAAGCTAGAAATTTCATACTTGCGTATCAAATGCTGCTTAAGCCAAGGGCATTAAGAGGAAAAGAGGGCATACATGATTACATGAAACGCGTTCGGTGTATTCAATATGACCCTCTGAATGTTGTGGGCTATAATCCCTACCTTGTTTTACAAGCCCGTGTTAAGAATTTTAGAGGTGAACACTTAAATCAGCTTCTCTACGATGATCGCTTATTGGTCGATATATGGGATAAGAATATGTCCATTGGTATGACAGAGGATTGGCCTTACTTTTCCCGTTATCGTACAGAATTTCGTCAGCGTTATCAGAAAGACCAGACCTTTGTACAAGAGATAGAAAAGGTTAAAACATATCTTCATGACCAAGGTCCAAGCTCATCCATTGATATAAAAATGGAGGGTAAAATGGATTGGTCTTGGGCACCTGCAAGAGTTGTTAGAGCAGCACTTGAAAGCTTATTTTTTGCTGGTGAAGTCATGGTCTATAATAAGATTGGCACGCGAAGAATATTTGATTTCACGACCCATTTGCTTCCAGAAACAATAGCCCATCAATCCGATCCTAATCAGAGTCTACCGGATTATTTTAAATGGCATGTAAAACGTCGTATTCAATCCATCGGTTTGTTATGGAGCCGTTCCAGTTATGCGTATATTGCTATACGATGGATGAAAAGCAAGGATAGAGTGGAAGCCTTATCCCGATTAGAAGAAGAAGGGGAACTGATACCATTAACCATTGACGATATGCCTTATACCTTTTATATTGGTAAAGAAGACATAGCATTGCTAGAGGAAGTCATGACATGGAATAGAATAAACCCTCAGATAGCTTTTCTAGCACCATTAGATAATTTACTATGGGATCGTCAATTAATCAGAGAATTATTTGACTTTGATTATAAGTGGGAGGTTTATACGCCTGCACAGGAACGTAGGTTCGGCTACTATGTTTTACCTGTCTTATATGGTAATCAATTTATCGGGCGATTTGAACCTAAATTCCAAAGAAAATCAAATACTTTAGAGATTATTAACTGGTGGTGGGAAGGTGAAATCAAGCCAACAAAGCAGTTAAGTACTGCCATTGAGCGGGCATTATATGATTTTATGAAGTACCTTGGCGCAACGCAGATTACATTGCATACACAGGATCAATTTATTCATCAGGTTGTTGACACATTGAAAGATAAACGAAACTTATCATGA